The following are encoded in a window of Thermoproteota archaeon genomic DNA:
- a CDS encoding FAD-binding oxidoreductase codes for MNSKLLKLKLSKIIKGEIFTQKEVLAFYSVDSSSYQVFPRIVVIPKDRKDVISIVKFAVKNKIPIVPRGAGTGLVGSALGSGIILDMRNFSKFSLSRNYVTLEPGVQKGILDKALSSKGKIFGPNPSVGSYCAIGGMIGNNSSGSRSLRYGAIIDNLLEITIVNGEGKVIKFPTKSKTTQKILSLAKRINKEKFPKVTKNSCGYRLDRITNLDDVPKIIAGSEGTLGVILSAKLKIYDKPKKRILYLLEYKSALDALNDCHYIVKSNPVALEYVDKNTIESIPEKFSKNIGAMLFLEYDSNNKYQFKTQHIHGKVFKKITKDKEINTWWKYRDSSLAYSLKKISKKERSFHIIEDGTVPVKELRVILETIHQIEKKYKCRSIIYGHAGNGNLHVRLIMKNQSAQTIRSIAQHYFKRIISVRGSITGEHGDGLARSEFVRKQYGNQNYTIFKILKKEFDPHNILNPGKKITSKPMTENLIIDSGLKSSTITK; via the coding sequence ATGAATTCAAAATTACTAAAGCTAAAACTCTCAAAAATTATCAAAGGAGAAATCTTTACTCAAAAAGAAGTACTAGCATTTTACTCTGTAGATTCTAGCTCATATCAGGTCTTTCCACGTATAGTAGTGATTCCAAAAGACAGAAAGGATGTCATTAGTATCGTAAAGTTTGCGGTAAAAAATAAAATTCCAATAGTACCCAGAGGAGCAGGCACAGGCCTAGTAGGTAGTGCTCTAGGAAGCGGCATCATCTTAGATATGAGAAATTTTTCCAAGTTTTCACTCTCAAGGAATTATGTAACTCTAGAGCCAGGAGTACAAAAGGGGATTTTAGACAAGGCACTATCGAGTAAAGGAAAAATTTTTGGACCAAATCCTTCAGTTGGCTCTTATTGTGCAATTGGAGGAATGATTGGAAACAACTCTAGTGGAAGCAGGTCATTAAGGTATGGTGCAATAATTGACAATCTTTTAGAGATTACCATAGTCAATGGAGAAGGCAAAGTCATCAAATTTCCAACAAAAAGCAAAACCACACAAAAAATTCTCAGCCTTGCCAAAAGGATAAACAAAGAAAAATTCCCAAAAGTTACAAAAAACTCCTGTGGGTACAGATTAGATAGAATAACGAATCTTGATGATGTTCCAAAGATTATTGCAGGCTCTGAAGGAACGCTTGGAGTAATTCTTTCTGCAAAGTTAAAGATCTATGATAAACCAAAAAAACGAATCCTGTATTTACTAGAATACAAATCTGCACTCGATGCACTAAATGACTGTCATTATATCGTAAAAAGTAATCCAGTTGCCCTTGAATATGTCGATAAAAACACCATAGAAAGCATTCCAGAAAAGTTTTCAAAAAATATTGGTGCAATGCTATTTTTAGAGTATGATTCAAACAACAAGTATCAATTCAAAACACAGCACATCCACGGTAAAGTATTCAAAAAGATAACAAAGGATAAAGAAATCAACACGTGGTGGAAGTACAGAGACTCTTCTTTGGCATATAGCCTCAAAAAGATATCAAAAAAAGAAAGGTCATTTCACATAATTGAGGATGGAACTGTTCCAGTAAAGGAGCTACGAGTGATTTTAGAAACAATACACCAAATAGAAAAAAAATACAAATGCAGATCTATAATCTATGGCCATGCAGGAAACGGAAATTTACATGTTAGACTAATTATGAAAAATCAAAGTGCGCAAACAATTCGAAGTATTGCCCAACACTATTTCAAAAGAATCATCAGTGTTAGGGGAAGCATCACAGGCGAGCATGGAGATGGCTTGGCAAGATCAGAATTTGTTAGAAAACAATATGGGAATCAAAACTATACCATCTTTAAAATTCTCAAAAAAGAGTTTGACCCACATAATATTTTGAATCCGGGCAAAAAGATCACATCAAAACCAATGACTGAAAATCTAATAATCGATTCAGGATTGAAAAGTTCGACTATAACTAAATAA
- a CDS encoding Lrp/AsnC family transcriptional regulator yields the protein MDEIDEKILRNLLVDARLSARQLSLKLGMSTVTVLSRIKKLEKQKIIKGYSARLDDEQLGYHLTAIIEVVAKKDKLVQVEEKLSGIENVCAVYDITGSTDTLIIAKFKGRSDLSSFVKSLSSIPNVENTITHVVLNTVKEDFRLT from the coding sequence ATGGATGAGATTGATGAGAAGATTCTCAGGAATCTGTTAGTAGATGCACGATTATCTGCAAGACAACTATCACTAAAGCTTGGAATGTCAACTGTTACAGTATTATCTCGAATAAAAAAGCTAGAAAAGCAGAAGATTATCAAAGGTTATTCAGCAAGGCTAGATGATGAGCAGCTTGGATATCATCTTACTGCGATTATAGAAGTGGTAGCAAAAAAAGACAAGTTAGTCCAAGTAGAAGAGAAACTATCAGGAATTGAGAATGTTTGTGCAGTGTATGATATTACTGGAAGTACAGATACGTTAATCATTGCAAAATTTAAGGGAAGAAGTGATTTGAGCTCATTTGTGAAGAGTTTATCATCAATTCCAAATGTAGAAAACACAATCACACACGTAGTTCTCAATACGGTAAAAGAAGATTTTAGATTAACATAG
- a CDS encoding response regulator: MSLNILIAEDNQYTALQYERILSKYGHKVVLTKDGQECIDTYKSSAGKKEFEQLDKNPFDVVILDQSMPKVTGSQAAEEILKTKPSQKIVFASAYGLTAEKNSDSFKDRVQFLQKPFSLTKLVKTITE, encoded by the coding sequence ATGAGTCTAAACATTCTCATTGCAGAAGACAATCAGTATACTGCATTACAGTATGAGCGAATACTATCAAAGTATGGCCACAAAGTAGTACTCACAAAAGATGGACAGGAGTGTATTGACACATACAAGAGCTCTGCTGGAAAAAAAGAGTTTGAACAATTAGACAAAAATCCATTTGATGTTGTAATTTTAGATCAATCAATGCCAAAGGTCACAGGTTCCCAGGCAGCTGAAGAGATTCTAAAGACAAAACCAAGTCAAAAGATTGTTTTTGCATCAGCATATGGATTAACAGCAGAGAAAAATTCTGATTCCTTTAAAGACAGAGTTCAATTTCTGCAAAAACCATTCTCATTGACAAAACTGGTTAAGACAATTACTGAATAA
- a CDS encoding tetratricopeptide repeat protein, which translates to MVTIGELVQKGKSRLQDGDFEGALAFFDQALLQDQTNPDLWNLKGVTLRSMGRYDEAVECFNKSLELDPRDKQAS; encoded by the coding sequence ATGGTTACTATTGGTGAGCTGGTCCAAAAAGGAAAATCTCGTCTCCAAGATGGTGACTTTGAGGGTGCACTGGCTTTTTTTGATCAAGCGTTACTGCAAGACCAAACTAATCCTGATCTTTGGAATCTAAAAGGTGTCACTTTACGTAGTATGGGAAGATACGATGAGGCAGTAGAATGCTTTAACAAATCCCTCGAATTGGATCCTCGAGACAAACAAGCATCATAA
- a CDS encoding tetratricopeptide repeat protein — MGKRVMQLLMEAYDLCEDGNFDEALKIYDKALNEEPENIQALIDKAVTLQTMQRYKSALKVYQSALKIDSKNTDLLVNLGSLLHTMKKYDEAISYYDKAIRIDKKSAMALAYKGLSLGEMGKLQDAISYFKKALAIDKDYDLPNISTEIAKDLLKSIKKESKKQ; from the coding sequence TTGGGCAAAAGGGTTATGCAGCTATTAATGGAAGCATATGATTTGTGTGAAGATGGTAACTTTGATGAGGCCTTGAAAATTTATGACAAGGCACTAAATGAAGAACCAGAAAACATTCAAGCATTAATTGATAAAGCAGTTACACTACAAACCATGCAAAGATACAAGAGTGCACTAAAGGTTTACCAATCTGCACTCAAAATAGATTCCAAAAATACTGATCTTCTAGTTAACCTTGGTTCTTTACTGCATACGATGAAAAAATATGATGAGGCAATCTCATACTATGACAAGGCAATTCGAATCGATAAAAAATCTGCAATGGCACTAGCATACAAGGGCCTTTCACTAGGTGAGATGGGAAAACTCCAAGACGCAATATCATACTTTAAGAAAGCACTGGCAATTGACAAAGACTATGACCTGCCAAATATCAGTACAGAAATAGCTAAAGACTTGCTAAAATCAATAAAGAAAGAATCTAAAAAACAGTAA
- a CDS encoding radical SAM protein produces MLEQLIGQSKALEKAIAGEELSFDDGMELLNYDNLHMLGAVADITRKKLVGDTVTFAASYYMNYTNVCAASCQMCAFYRKGDEEDAYTLTPEQIEQRVGIAKNMGATEVHIVGGFHPKLPLDYYEDMMRIIKKNHPDLNIKAFTAAEIFYLSKLTKISTKEILSRLKDAGLDSMPGGGAELFHPDIRQKIVRGKCSGQEWLNTIEEAHNLGIQSNVTMLYGHIEKPEHIVDHLIKIRELQKKTNGFLTLIPLKFSLDNTELEQENLVTHESSSIYDLKVIALSRLMLAGVLNNISVYWVAFGKKLAQVALSNGGSDLVGTAFSEEIYRAAGKPTDSSVLELANMVKEIGRVPAQRNTHFKVLKKF; encoded by the coding sequence ATGTTAGAGCAACTAATCGGTCAATCAAAGGCACTTGAGAAGGCAATAGCTGGAGAGGAATTATCCTTTGATGACGGAATGGAGCTGCTAAATTATGATAATCTTCACATGCTTGGCGCAGTAGCAGATATCACTCGAAAAAAACTAGTTGGCGATACTGTAACCTTTGCAGCATCATACTACATGAATTACACAAACGTTTGTGCTGCAAGCTGCCAGATGTGTGCCTTTTATCGTAAAGGTGACGAAGAAGATGCCTACACACTGACTCCTGAGCAAATTGAGCAAAGAGTTGGAATCGCAAAAAACATGGGCGCTACTGAAGTTCACATTGTTGGAGGATTTCATCCAAAATTACCACTTGACTATTACGAAGACATGATGCGAATTATCAAAAAGAATCATCCCGATTTGAATATCAAAGCATTTACTGCTGCAGAGATCTTCTATCTTTCAAAACTAACAAAAATTTCTACTAAAGAAATCTTATCTAGACTAAAAGATGCAGGTCTTGACTCTATGCCTGGTGGAGGAGCAGAACTATTTCATCCAGATATTAGACAAAAGATTGTTCGTGGAAAGTGTAGTGGACAAGAATGGCTAAACACCATCGAAGAAGCACATAATCTTGGGATTCAGAGCAACGTTACAATGCTGTATGGTCACATTGAAAAACCAGAACACATAGTTGATCATCTAATAAAAATTCGCGAACTGCAAAAAAAGACAAATGGATTTTTAACATTAATTCCATTAAAGTTTAGTCTTGATAATACTGAGCTAGAGCAAGAGAACCTTGTTACTCATGAATCATCATCAATCTATGATCTAAAAGTTATTGCATTGTCTCGATTGATGCTTGCAGGTGTGTTAAACAACATCTCTGTATACTGGGTTGCCTTTGGCAAAAAGCTAGCTCAAGTTGCACTATCAAATGGTGGAAGTGACTTGGTTGGAACAGCATTCTCTGAGGAGATTTATCGTGCTGCAGGAAAGCCTACTGATTCCTCAGTGTTAGAGCTTGCAAACATGGTAAAAGAGATTGGACGCGTTCCCGCTCAGAGAAACACTCACTTTAAAGTTCTAAAAAAATTCTAG
- a CDS encoding thiamine-binding protein — MIHAEISLYPIGTNTTSASFYIAKAIEVIKDYEGVRYEVNPMGTILESTSIDKIYDAAKMMMEVIHNLGVHRVEVIIKVDSRMDKNQKLEEKMESIKKQLGS; from the coding sequence TTGATTCATGCAGAAATTAGCCTGTATCCGATTGGCACCAACACAACTAGTGCAAGCTTTTACATCGCAAAGGCAATCGAGGTGATTAAAGACTATGAAGGAGTACGATACGAGGTAAATCCCATGGGTACAATTCTGGAATCAACTAGCATTGATAAAATTTATGATGCTGCAAAGATGATGATGGAAGTAATTCACAACCTAGGAGTACATCGAGTAGAAGTAATCATCAAAGTAGATTCAAGGATGGATAAAAACCAAAAGTTAGAAGAAAAGATGGAATCAATAAAAAAGCAGTTAGGTTCCTAG
- a CDS encoding ABC transporter substrate-binding protein has protein sequence MEISVGHTPDSDDAFMFYGMFTGKVQSSDFTVKHVIEDIEKLNRKAINPVLDVTAVSVHACAYIPGYTILRSGGSFGIGYGPIVTAKKSMTLDELKDSKIAIPGKMTSAFLLLQLMIGKFDYVEMNFSDIPKAVSDGKVDAGLVIHETQLSYEQEGNKKLFDVGEWWNDTTNGLPVPLGINVMKTSLGTDLISKFDRYLQDSIEYGLKNLDDAMEYAMQYSRGKSKDLIEKFVMMYVNDVTVNMGDSGEKSIRTFFEMAKEKNLVPDFELKIAP, from the coding sequence GTGGAAATTTCAGTTGGACATACTCCTGATTCTGATGATGCATTCATGTTTTATGGAATGTTTACAGGAAAGGTTCAATCATCAGATTTTACTGTAAAGCATGTCATTGAAGATATTGAAAAGCTAAACAGAAAAGCGATAAATCCAGTATTAGATGTCACTGCAGTCTCTGTTCATGCATGCGCCTACATTCCAGGATATACCATTCTAAGAAGTGGGGGAAGTTTTGGGATAGGATACGGACCAATTGTTACTGCAAAAAAATCCATGACACTTGATGAGCTAAAAGATTCAAAGATTGCAATTCCAGGAAAGATGACTTCGGCATTTTTGCTACTACAACTAATGATTGGAAAATTTGACTATGTCGAGATGAATTTTAGTGACATTCCAAAGGCAGTCAGTGATGGAAAGGTGGATGCAGGACTAGTCATTCATGAAACGCAGCTGTCCTATGAGCAAGAGGGAAACAAAAAGCTCTTTGATGTAGGGGAGTGGTGGAATGACACCACAAATGGATTGCCAGTACCACTAGGAATCAATGTAATGAAGACATCACTAGGTACTGATTTGATATCAAAGTTTGATAGATATCTCCAGGATTCCATAGAATATGGATTGAAGAATCTTGATGATGCAATGGAGTATGCCATGCAGTATAGCAGAGGAAAATCAAAGGATTTGATTGAGAAATTTGTAATGATGTACGTAAATGATGTAACTGTAAACATGGGTGATTCAGGTGAAAAATCAATTAGAACATTTTTTGAGATGGCAAAAGAAAAGAATCTTGTGCCAGACTTTGAGCTAAAAATAGCTCCATAA
- a CDS encoding sugar isomerase produces MQTIEAYEKDINLQVECLGKFKPCSVIPRNKQSKTIFCGSGDSLAASMLAEAFSEFRVRAMDPLDLLKNPTIPRNNDVCIVSISGRTISNIRVAKLAKHSIGITANPQNKLGKTVSRIIPLKFPNNDVFTAGSISYLESALMCISLVNHFKIKDSKKIFQSAKRQAQRISLGKRVFFLGNLLTYPSAMYAAAKLYEILGYDAYYERIEQFSHMELFSCVPGDTIVIFEKKNPHNSNLAKQLKKIGLNVIHPDPPSANKISQFLFYTFFSQLVPLNLAKKKGQKDCHFVTSKKLRNASDKMIY; encoded by the coding sequence GTGCAAACTATAGAGGCATATGAAAAAGACATCAACCTTCAGGTAGAGTGTTTGGGAAAATTCAAACCATGTAGTGTCATCCCAAGGAACAAACAATCAAAAACAATCTTTTGTGGCAGTGGTGATTCCCTTGCAGCATCCATGCTTGCTGAAGCATTCTCTGAATTTCGTGTGCGTGCCATGGACCCACTAGACCTGCTAAAGAATCCTACTATCCCAAGAAATAATGATGTCTGTATAGTATCAATATCTGGCAGAACAATATCTAATATCCGGGTGGCAAAGCTTGCAAAGCACTCCATTGGAATAACTGCAAACCCTCAAAACAAACTTGGCAAAACAGTTTCACGAATCATTCCATTAAAGTTTCCAAACAATGATGTCTTTACTGCAGGAAGTATCAGCTATTTAGAATCTGCATTAATGTGTATCTCTTTGGTGAATCATTTTAAAATTAAAGATTCTAAGAAAATTTTTCAGAGTGCAAAAAGACAGGCACAAAGAATTAGTCTTGGAAAGAGGGTCTTCTTTTTAGGAAATCTGTTAACATATCCTTCTGCAATGTATGCTGCTGCAAAACTCTATGAAATTTTGGGATATGACGCATACTATGAAAGAATTGAGCAGTTCTCACACATGGAGTTATTCTCATGTGTTCCTGGCGATACCATTGTAATCTTTGAGAAAAAAAATCCACACAATTCTAATCTTGCAAAACAACTCAAAAAAATAGGATTAAACGTTATTCATCCTGATCCGCCAAGTGCTAATAAAATTTCACAATTTCTTTTTTACACCTTTTTTTCTCAGCTTGTTCCATTAAACTTGGCAAAGAAAAAAGGCCAAAAAGATTGTCATTTTGTTACATCAAAAAAACTACGTAATGCAAGTGATAAGATGATCTACTGA
- a CDS encoding elongation factor EF-2: protein MAKYKSTEQVLKIIKNKEQIRNFGVIAHVDHGKTTMSDSLLAHSGIIAPSAAGTALAMDFDKEEQERGITIYQANVTLHYTHKGTEYVINMIDTPGHVDFSGRVVRSLRAIDGAVVVCDAVEGIMTQTETVTRMALEERVKPVLFINKVDRLIKELRLTPEKMQETLANVVSNFNDLIDTYAEPDYKDKWKVKIQEASVTFGSAKDKWAINVDVMKEKGITFKDVIDAYQNGKVDELVAKAPLAEAVLGMVVKHHPPPHEAQRYRIPKIWKGDLDSDIGKALLACKDDGPTIMMVVNMVLDKAAGPVAVGRLFSGTIKDGQTINIIDAKREGRIQSVNFFMGNQREQVGELGAGNIPALMGLIEARSGNTISSVSGIKMFEGVSYVSEPVVQVAVEPKHPKDLPKLVEVLRQLTIEDPNLVVKIDEESGETIIAGMGVLHLDVATHRIQDTKIEIITSEPLINYRETVKGACEPIMSKSPNRHNKIFMKVEPLEPKIGDMLRSGQIGEMKDKKEMADLLKAQGWDTDTIKRIMKLDSRGNVMINGTKGVQFVGESTDSINSGFEEVMKEGPLCKEQMRDCKFTFTHFVPHEDTAHRGLSQLGPASRRACMGALLTAGTSLLEPILAIEVRVPTDMVGNVATVLSGKRGKVLDMSQKGALSIVTGEIPASETFTLSEEMRGQTAGKAMWNSHFKMWAEVPKSRLSEAIVEIRKRKGLAPDPPTVDEFIDKE from the coding sequence ATGGCAAAGTACAAGTCAACTGAGCAGGTCTTAAAGATCATCAAAAATAAGGAGCAGATCCGAAACTTTGGTGTCATTGCTCACGTAGACCACGGAAAGACAACAATGAGTGATAGCCTTTTAGCTCACTCTGGAATTATTGCACCCTCTGCAGCAGGAACTGCACTTGCAATGGACTTTGATAAAGAAGAGCAAGAGAGAGGAATTACAATTTACCAAGCAAATGTAACATTACACTATACCCACAAAGGAACTGAATACGTCATTAACATGATTGATACTCCAGGTCACGTAGACTTTAGTGGTAGAGTAGTTAGAAGCCTTCGAGCAATTGACGGTGCAGTAGTAGTATGTGATGCAGTAGAGGGAATCATGACTCAAACTGAGACCGTAACTAGAATGGCACTTGAGGAAAGAGTAAAACCAGTTTTGTTTATCAACAAAGTAGACAGGCTCATCAAGGAATTGAGATTAACTCCTGAAAAGATGCAAGAGACTCTTGCAAATGTAGTATCTAACTTTAATGACCTAATTGACACCTATGCAGAACCTGATTACAAAGACAAGTGGAAGGTAAAGATTCAGGAGGCTAGTGTAACATTTGGCTCTGCAAAAGACAAGTGGGCAATCAACGTTGATGTTATGAAGGAAAAAGGAATCACATTCAAAGATGTAATTGATGCTTATCAAAATGGTAAAGTAGATGAACTAGTAGCAAAAGCGCCACTAGCTGAGGCAGTACTTGGAATGGTTGTAAAACATCATCCACCACCACATGAAGCACAAAGATACAGAATTCCAAAAATTTGGAAGGGTGATTTGGATTCAGATATTGGAAAGGCTTTGCTTGCATGCAAAGATGATGGTCCAACTATCATGATGGTAGTAAACATGGTACTTGACAAGGCAGCAGGACCTGTGGCAGTAGGTAGATTATTCTCTGGAACCATAAAAGATGGCCAAACAATTAACATCATTGATGCAAAACGTGAAGGAAGAATTCAATCAGTAAACTTTTTCATGGGAAACCAAAGGGAACAGGTAGGTGAGCTTGGTGCAGGAAACATTCCAGCACTAATGGGACTAATTGAAGCTCGTTCTGGTAATACCATATCCTCTGTTAGCGGAATCAAAATGTTTGAAGGTGTAAGCTATGTATCTGAACCAGTAGTTCAGGTTGCAGTTGAGCCAAAGCATCCAAAGGACTTACCAAAACTTGTTGAGGTGTTACGTCAACTAACCATTGAGGATCCAAACCTTGTTGTAAAAATTGATGAAGAAAGCGGTGAGACTATCATTGCTGGAATGGGTGTACTGCACCTTGATGTTGCAACTCATCGTATTCAGGATACCAAAATTGAAATTATTACATCAGAACCCTTGATCAACTATAGAGAGACTGTCAAGGGCGCATGTGAGCCTATCATGTCAAAATCACCAAACAGACACAACAAGATTTTCATGAAAGTTGAGCCACTGGAGCCAAAGATTGGTGACATGTTACGTTCTGGCCAAATTGGTGAGATGAAAGACAAAAAGGAGATGGCAGATTTGCTCAAAGCCCAAGGGTGGGACACTGATACTATCAAGAGAATTATGAAATTAGATTCACGTGGAAACGTTATGATTAATGGAACAAAAGGTGTCCAGTTTGTTGGCGAATCAACTGACTCTATTAACTCTGGATTTGAAGAAGTAATGAAAGAAGGTCCACTCTGTAAAGAGCAGATGAGGGACTGTAAATTCACATTTACTCACTTTGTTCCACACGAGGACACTGCACACAGAGGTCTATCACAACTAGGACCTGCTTCACGTCGTGCATGCATGGGTGCACTACTCACTGCAGGAACTTCACTATTAGAGCCAATTTTAGCTATAGAAGTTAGAGTGCCAACTGACATGGTTGGAAACGTAGCAACTGTTCTTTCTGGAAAGAGGGGCAAAGTACTTGACATGTCACAAAAAGGCGCACTAAGTATTGTAACTGGTGAGATTCCAGCATCAGAGACCTTTACACTATCAGAAGAGATGAGAGGACAAACTGCTGGAAAAGCAATGTGGAACTCTCACTTTAAGATGTGGGCTGAGGTTCCAAAATCTAGATTATCTGAAGCAATAGTTGAGATTCGAAAGAGAAAGGGACTGGCACCCGACCCACCAACTGTTGATGAGTTTATCGATAAAGAGTAA
- a CDS encoding DUF4145 domain-containing protein, with the protein MENGYFVVNYVKLMNVDNNCVTGFGIFFYPFVFINDKPGILPRAPPKKSGRSYRNIVIKRKFKDHVTLVTDDGFVAVISDDKKKTLNYINLIFATSILHSIHYAKQATSPDLGHVIFHKNLNQIEFNALKLTERNYIALDRDEGGRYGRIAHAFPRNWISIERMNFVLNRANKYKKNTKLVNRLILLAEGWSHIYELSPSAGFMFCWVFIENFIDEFWKKHIATLSRTKVETDALAGFVSWTAYNKIEVLSQVGKIPDSSRKVIDEMRKKRNSFVHDWKQITQKDAVRCFGIAAYILLNQFERKNPFSDLERINQIPD; encoded by the coding sequence TTGGAGAATGGTTATTTTGTTGTAAATTATGTAAAATTGATGAACGTTGATAACAACTGTGTTACTGGATTTGGGATATTTTTTTACCCATTTGTATTCATAAATGATAAACCCGGTATTTTACCTAGGGCCCCACCAAAAAAATCAGGCCGGTCATATAGAAACATCGTGATAAAGAGAAAATTCAAGGATCATGTTACACTGGTAACTGATGATGGGTTTGTAGCCGTAATTTCAGACGATAAAAAAAAGACATTAAATTATATCAACTTGATTTTTGCCACATCAATATTACACAGCATACATTATGCCAAACAGGCAACTTCTCCTGATCTTGGACATGTTATTTTTCATAAAAATCTAAATCAAATTGAGTTTAATGCCTTAAAATTAACTGAAAGAAACTACATTGCCTTAGATAGAGATGAAGGAGGACGTTATGGTCGAATAGCTCATGCTTTTCCAAGGAATTGGATTTCTATTGAGCGAATGAATTTTGTTCTAAATCGTGCTAATAAATATAAAAAAAATACAAAATTAGTAAACCGCCTCATATTGTTGGCTGAGGGTTGGAGTCACATATACGAATTATCCCCTTCTGCAGGTTTCATGTTCTGTTGGGTTTTCATAGAAAATTTTATTGATGAATTTTGGAAAAAACATATTGCAACTCTTTCTCGTACAAAAGTTGAAACAGATGCATTAGCAGGATTTGTCTCATGGACGGCATACAATAAAATCGAAGTATTATCTCAAGTTGGAAAAATACCTGATTCTTCTAGAAAAGTTATCGATGAAATGAGAAAAAAGCGAAATTCATTTGTTCATGATTGGAAGCAGATAACTCAAAAAGATGCAGTTCGATGTTTTGGAATTGCAGCGTATATTCTTCTAAATCAATTTGAAAGAAAAAACCCATTTTCAGATTTAGAGAGAATTAATCAGATACCTGATTAA